The following are encoded in a window of Physeter macrocephalus isolate SW-GA chromosome 9, ASM283717v5, whole genome shotgun sequence genomic DNA:
- the LOC102991958 gene encoding LOW QUALITY PROTEIN: S-adenosylmethionine decarboxylase proenzyme-like (The sequence of the model RefSeq protein was modified relative to this genomic sequence to represent the inferred CDS: inserted 2 bases in 1 codon), which yields MEAAHFFEGTEKLLEVWFSRQQPDANQGSGDLHTIPRYNESSMFASKRRFILKTCGTTLLLKAPVPLLKLARDYNGFDSIQSFFYFRKNFMKPSHQXYPHGNFQEEIEFLNAIFPNGVAYCMGRMNSNCWYLYTLDFPESRVINQPDQTLEILMSELDPAVMDQCYMKDGITAKDVTHESRIRDLKPGSVIDATLFDPCGYSMNGMKSDGTYWTIHITPEPEFSYVSFETNISQTSYDDLIRRVVEVFKPGKSVTTLFAKQSSKCRTVLSSPQKIEGFKGLDFQSALFSDYNFVFTSFAKKHQQQQR from the exons ATGGAAGCTGCACATTTTTTCGAAGGGACCGAGAAGCTGCTGGAGGTTTGGTTCTCCCGGCAGCAACCTGACGCAAACCAAGGATCTGGGGATCTTCACACCATCCCAAGATACAA TGAGAGTAGCATGTTTGCCTCCAAGAGACGTTTCATTTTGAAGACATGTGGTACCACCCTCTTGCTGAAAGCACCGGTTCCCCTGTTGAAACTTGCTAGGGATTACAATGGGTTTGACTCAATTCAAAGCTTCTTTTATTTTCGTAAGAATTTCATGAAGCCTTCTCACCA GTACCCACACGGGAatttccaggaagaaatagagtttCTTAATGCAATTTTCCCAAATGGAGTTGCATATTGTATGGGACGCATGAATTCCAATTGTTGGTACTTGTATACTTTGGATTTCCCAGAGAGTCGAGTAATCAATCAGCCAGATCAAACCCTGGAAATTCTGATGAGTGAGCTTGACCCAGCAGTTATGGACCAGTGCTACATGAAAGATGGTATTACTGCAAAGGATGTCACTCATGAGAGTAGAATTCGTGATCTGAAACCAGGTTCTGTCATTGATGCCACACTGTTCGATCCTTGTGGGTATTCAATGAATGGAATGAAATCAGATGGAACTTACTGGACTATCCACATCACTCCAGAACCAGAATTTTCTTATGTTAGCTTTGAAACAAACATAAGTCAGACCTCCTATGATGACCTGATCAGGAGAGTTGTGGAAGTCTTCAAGCCAGGAAAATCTGTGACCACCCTGTTTGCAAAACAGAGTTCTAAATGTCGCACAGTGCTTTCTTCGCCCCAGAAGATTGAAGGTTTTAAAGGTCTTGATTTCCAGAGCGCTCTATTCAGTgattacaattttgtttttaccagTTTTGCTAAGAAGCATCAACAACAGCAGAGATGA